A DNA window from Oceanispirochaeta sp. M1 contains the following coding sequences:
- a CDS encoding type II toxin-antitoxin system HicB family antitoxin, translating to MMEYKGYIGDVHFDSDAHIFHGEVINTKDVITFQGKTVDELERAFSESIDDYISWCKEDGVEPEKPYSGKFNLRLTPELHKEVAITARMMKLSINKFVEKAVRDELFQINVQ from the coding sequence ATGATGGAATACAAAGGATATATTGGAGACGTTCATTTTGATTCTGATGCTCATATCTTTCATGGAGAAGTTATCAATACCAAAGATGTGATCACATTCCAGGGAAAGACTGTTGATGAGTTGGAAAGAGCATTTTCTGAATCTATAGATGATTATATTTCCTGGTGTAAGGAAGACGGTGTTGAACCAGAAAAACCATACTCTGGAAAATTTAATTTACGTTTAACACCTGAATTACATAAGGAAGTGGCAATTACAGCTCGTATGATGAAGCTTTCTATTAATAAGTTTGTAGAGAAAGCGGTCAGAGATGAATTATTCCAGATAAATGTTCAATAA